The sequence below is a genomic window from Vibrio mangrovi.
AGCTATCCAACTGTCTGACATTCTCAGAACTTTCCCGCAAAGCGCCCGAATCAGGCAGACTCAGTAAAAATAGCTTTGCTGTCTGTCCCATCCGGGCGTCATAAACTTCCAGAATTTCATGGTGTGATGAGCTATAGCTGAAAAACAGGGAAATCAGAATAAAAATAGAAGAAAGCGCAATCATTGATGAAGTAATACGCTTTTTTATAGAATAAGGTTTCTTATTATTTTTCAATTATATACCCTACACCACGAATGTTTTTGATGACATTCCCCGGGACTTTTTTACGCAAATTATGAATATGGACTTCAATGGCATTATCACTACTGCCTTCATCCCATCCGTGCAACGACTGCTGTAGTTGTTCTTTGCTCATCACCCGTCCGGCCTGATTCATCAGTGATGCCAGTAATTTAAATTCGTTATTGGTTAATTTGAGAGCCTGTCCCTGGTACAAAACGACCTGCCGGTCTAAAGATAATATCAGATCACCGACTTCAACCTGACTATCTGTGGCCCCGGAAAGACGTCGAATCATCACTCGTAAACGAGCCAGTAATTCTTCCAGAGCAAACGGCTTAACCAGATAATCATCGGCACCACCGTCCAGTCCTTTCACCCGATCCTGAATCTCGTCCCGGGCAGTCAGAATCATGATCGGAATTGAATATCCGGCCCGTCGCACAGCTTTTAACACCTCAAAACCACCAATATCCGGAAGCATCAAGTCCAGAATAATCGCCGTAAACTGCTCTGTTTTCAGAGCAGTTACAACGCCGGAGCCTTGTTCAAGCCAGTCGACGGTATATCCCTGACGGCTTAATGCCGTAACCATCGACTGTCCCAGTAACACATCATCTTCGACCAGCAGTAATCTCATTGAGCACCTAATTCTTGTAAACGCTTGTGCACTTCTGCCATTCGCCCTTGATCAGCCAGCGGTCTGGTTTCCCGTGGTGGCGCAGCTGCTGCACGTTTCAAATATTTAATTGCTTCAGCTTTACGTCCATCTTCAGCCAGAAAATCACCGTAAAAGTAGTTTGGATCGATACCGTTGGGATTATATTCCAGTGCCTTTTTAAACATTTCCTCAGCCTTGTCATCATCCCCGAATCCAACCGGCCATCCCGGAACTTTATAGTATAACGAGCCCAAAGTTGTGTATGCCGAGCCATCCAGAGTCTCAGGTGCAGTTTTAACCACCTCTTCCAGTATAGCTCTGGCTTCTTTCGCCAGAGATAAACCGCCTAATCCACCGTCAGCACCAGCCAGAGAACTTTTACTAATTGCCAGCCAGACTTTCAAATCATTGCGATCCGGAGCGCTCTGAAGAGAGCTCTCGCTCAGTTTCACCAGATTTTCCAGACAATAGATTTGCTGATCCTCATCCTGTGACTGATACTGGCACTGCGCCCATTTCTTCTGAATCGTTGTCAGTGGATCAGCACCACTCGCCCAAACCGGTGATGACCCAATCAGAAGGCAGCATGCTGCAATGACCCGGTTTCTTGTACTCGTTCTCATATCCTTTTGCTCCTTTACGGAAATCTGTATTTTATTGTGTCAGTGTCTGTAGCATTTGTCCGTACAGCTGAAATACCATATTAGCAGAACGGATGATCACTTGCTGCTCATCCGGGTCGGTAATCTGAGCCATCAGGCGAGCAAAAAACTGAATATGATCCTGATCCAGTTCACTATGAGAAGTCAGATAAGTCAATGCATTATCCGGTAAATCCAGGGTTTGCTTCACCTGTTGCGCGACCTGACCACCGATCCCCACACTGGTTCCTTCCAACACCCATACCATACCGAATAAAGCCAGCGGATTTCCCCGATCGATCTGGTGATACAAATAGGCAACCATCAGCTCAATCGCCGTACAGACAGCACCATCATTCTGATTCTGACGAACATCATCTGCTGCTCCGTCACATGCCCGGATATCATTCAAAATCCATTCATGGTGACCGATTTCTTCTTCAATGTACTCAGCAATAGCAGTCCGCAGCCACTCTTTGTCTTCCCCAAGACGGGCACCACATGCCATCAGAAGCGGAACCGTATGCTTTACATGATGGTATGCCTGTGTCAGAAATGCCTGATACTGATTCAGGGTAATATCTCCCTGTCCGCATGCAGCAATAATCGGAGCGGATAGCATTGCCTGACGGGCAGGTTGTGTTGCTTCCTGTAATTTAGCAAAAAAATCACTCATCTCTTCGACTCCACATAAATTATTAAGACTGAATATCAATTAATTTTACAACATTCTGAAAATGTTCAATGTTTTCGCACCACAAACCTACCTGTGCTTCGATCAGGTTGCGTTTAGGGCGTCCATTTGCAGTCAACAGGGCACGATACTCTTGTGGCGACAACACAAACATCACCTGACAAATATGAGCATAGTCGGGAAGCTGGCAGTTCAACTCATGAATTGCAGTTATCACCGCTTCAGAATCCTGAGCCAGTACTAAACCGATAAGCCTGTCTTTTGCTTCACCCACCACGATCAGACTTCGAAGTGCATCCCATTGCTGGCTTTCCGATTCGATCCACTCAGGAGAAATATTGCGGCCAAAGCCGGTAATAATCTGATTTTTCTTTCTTCCCTGAATCGATAAGAAGCCATGTTCATCAATACTGCCCAGATCACCAGTTTTCACCCACTCGGAAGTCAATGGCTGGTTCAGATAACCCAATGCAACTGAACCTTTCACCCAGATTTCACCATCTTCAGCTAGCCGGACTTCGGCATGAGGCAGAATTCTTCCCGCAGTTCCGGGATTGTTTGCTTCAG
It includes:
- a CDS encoding response regulator, with the protein product MRLLLVEDDVLLGQSMVTALSRQGYTVDWLEQGSGVVTALKTEQFTAIILDLMLPDIGGFEVLKAVRRAGYSIPIMILTARDEIQDRVKGLDGGADDYLVKPFALEELLARLRVMIRRLSGATDSQVEVGDLILSLDRQVVLYQGQALKLTNNEFKLLASLMNQAGRVMSKEQLQQSLHGWDEGSSDNAIEVHIHNLRKKVPGNVIKNIRGVGYIIEK
- a CDS encoding tetratricopeptide repeat protein; the encoded protein is MRTSTRNRVIAACCLLIGSSPVWASGADPLTTIQKKWAQCQYQSQDEDQQIYCLENLVKLSESSLQSAPDRNDLKVWLAISKSSLAGADGGLGGLSLAKEARAILEEVVKTAPETLDGSAYTTLGSLYYKVPGWPVGFGDDDKAEEMFKKALEYNPNGIDPNYFYGDFLAEDGRKAEAIKYLKRAAAAPPRETRPLADQGRMAEVHKRLQELGAQ
- a CDS encoding TenA family transcriptional regulator: MSDFFAKLQEATQPARQAMLSAPIIAACGQGDITLNQYQAFLTQAYHHVKHTVPLLMACGARLGEDKEWLRTAIAEYIEEEIGHHEWILNDIRACDGAADDVRQNQNDGAVCTAIELMVAYLYHQIDRGNPLALFGMVWVLEGTSVGIGGQVAQQVKQTLDLPDNALTYLTSHSELDQDHIQFFARLMAQITDPDEQQVIIRSANMVFQLYGQMLQTLTQ